Proteins found in one Paenibacillus sp. FSL R10-2782 genomic segment:
- the ribE gene encoding 6,7-dimethyl-8-ribityllumazine synthase produces MARFLEGNLVSDGLKYGIVVGRFNEFITSKLLSGAIDALQRHGAGEDEIDVAWVPGAFEISLIAQKMAASGKYDAVITLGTVIRGSTSHYDIVCNEVAKGVAASSLKTGVPVIFGVVTTENIEQAIERAGTKAGNKGWDSALAAIEMANLGKQF; encoded by the coding sequence ATGGCACGTTTTCTGGAAGGTAATCTCGTATCGGATGGTTTGAAGTATGGTATTGTAGTGGGCCGGTTTAATGAGTTTATTACGAGTAAGCTGTTAAGTGGTGCAATCGACGCACTTCAGCGGCATGGAGCGGGGGAAGATGAGATTGATGTGGCCTGGGTGCCAGGCGCTTTTGAAATTTCACTAATTGCTCAAAAAATGGCTGCAAGCGGTAAATACGATGCTGTTATTACGCTGGGTACGGTGATTCGTGGTTCTACCTCGCATTATGATATCGTCTGCAATGAAGTGGCCAAGGGTGTGGCGGCAAGCAGTCTGAAAACAGGTGTGCCTGTTATTTTCGGTGTAGTGACGACGGAAAACATAGAGCAGGCTATTGAGCGTGCAGGTACGAAGGCTGGTAATAAAGGCTGGGATTCAGCGCTGGCTGCGATTGAGATGGCGAATCTGGGCAAGCAGTTTTAA
- the ribB gene encoding 3,4-dihydroxy-2-butanone-4-phosphate synthase yields MESGSRESHSNIVADVVEYGVLEQEMEIRLDSIEEALEELKNGKVVIVVDDEQRENEGDFIALAEKASPEVINFMITEGRGLVCVPITGQRAEALELQPMVEQNTDFHGTAFTVSVDHRETTTGISAAERSLTVRALTDETATGSDFRKPGHMFPLIAHDGGVLQRAGHTEAAVDLARLCGSKPAGVICEIIKEDGSMARVPDLAVIAKRHHLKLISIQDLIDYRRRMSL; encoded by the coding sequence ATGGAAAGCGGGAGTAGAGAGAGCCATTCAAACATAGTGGCTGACGTCGTGGAGTATGGTGTGTTGGAGCAGGAAATGGAAATTCGTCTGGATTCCATTGAAGAAGCGCTGGAGGAACTAAAGAACGGTAAAGTCGTGATCGTGGTGGATGATGAGCAACGGGAAAACGAAGGCGATTTTATCGCTCTGGCTGAAAAGGCGTCCCCCGAGGTCATTAATTTCATGATTACCGAAGGCCGCGGGTTGGTCTGTGTGCCGATTACAGGGCAAAGAGCCGAGGCACTGGAATTGCAGCCGATGGTGGAGCAAAATACAGATTTCCACGGCACAGCCTTTACCGTGTCGGTGGATCACAGAGAAACGACAACGGGGATTTCAGCAGCCGAGCGTTCATTGACCGTGCGTGCGCTGACCGACGAAACAGCCACAGGAAGTGATTTCCGCAAGCCAGGTCACATGTTTCCGCTGATCGCCCACGATGGGGGTGTTTTGCAGCGTGCGGGTCATACCGAGGCGGCTGTTGATCTGGCCCGGCTCTGCGGCTCCAAACCCGCCGGGGTCATTTGCGAAATTATAAAGGAAGATGGGTCCATGGCTCGGGTACCTGATTTGGCAGTGATCGCCAAGCGTCATCATTTGAAGCTGATCAGTATTCAGGATTTGATTGATTATCGTCGTCGTATGTCATTGTAA
- the ribE gene encoding riboflavin synthase, whose amino-acid sequence MFTGLVEEVGRIQQISRSGEAMVLGITGAVVLGDLKIGDSVSVNGVCLTATQVGTKNFKVDVMPQTFRSSNLKELKSGSQVNLERAMVANGRFGGHIVQGHVDGTGTIRRVTSDQNAVVYEVAPTDQAIFKYILLKGSITLDGISLTVAQRTGDTFAVSIIPHTLSETALQAKREGDSVNIECDILGKYVEQLLNYGKLAVTEGTEKAPMSLDYLAKHGFA is encoded by the coding sequence ATGTTTACCGGATTGGTCGAGGAGGTGGGACGGATTCAGCAGATTTCCAGAAGCGGAGAAGCGATGGTGCTGGGCATTACAGGTGCTGTGGTATTGGGCGATTTGAAAATAGGAGACAGTGTTTCCGTGAATGGTGTTTGTCTGACCGCAACACAGGTGGGTACTAAGAATTTTAAGGTAGACGTGATGCCGCAAACCTTTCGCAGCAGTAATTTGAAGGAGCTGAAATCCGGTAGCCAGGTCAATTTGGAACGGGCTATGGTGGCGAACGGCAGGTTCGGAGGGCATATCGTACAAGGACATGTGGATGGAACGGGCACGATTCGTCGGGTGACCTCAGACCAGAATGCGGTTGTGTATGAAGTCGCTCCTACTGATCAGGCAATATTCAAATATATTCTTCTCAAAGGCTCGATTACTCTCGACGGTATCAGCCTTACGGTTGCCCAGCGCACGGGAGATACCTTTGCCGTATCTATCATCCCCCATACTTTATCCGAGACGGCCTTGCAGGCCAAACGTGAGGGAGACTCCGTCAATATTGAATGCGACATCTTAGGCAAATATGTGGAGCAGCTTTTGAACTACGGAAAATTAGCAGTGACGGAGGGAACAGAGAAAGCTCCTATGAGTCTGGATTATTTGGCGAAGCACGGCTTTGCCTGA